In the Thermoproteota archaeon genome, one interval contains:
- a CDS encoding rubrerythrin family protein, with the protein MLVRPMTLDALASSFGGESMAHMRYVLFAEKAEKEGFPNIARLFRAIAYAERVHANNHFNSLSELKGDLKVVAGATFGPGNTSKNLELAIMGEEYEVKEMYPAYVSIAELQGERRAVTSFKWALEAEKIHVELFREAKGYVDREEDYPVDGKIWICPICGHTHVGPEPPERCPVCGAPRDRYEGY; encoded by the coding sequence ATGTTGGTCAGGCCCATGACTTTGGACGCCCTGGCCTCCTCCTTCGGGGGAGAGTCCATGGCCCACATGCGCTACGTCCTTTTCGCCGAGAAGGCGGAGAAGGAAGGTTTTCCTAACATCGCCAGATTGTTCAGGGCGATCGCCTATGCTGAGAGAGTCCATGCAAACAATCACTTCAACTCACTGTCAGAGCTCAAGGGAGATCTGAAAGTGGTGGCCGGAGCGACATTCGGTCCAGGGAATACCTCTAAGAACTTGGAGCTCGCGATTATGGGAGAGGAATACGAGGTTAAGGAGATGTATCCCGCCTATGTATCGATTGCAGAGCTCCAAGGAGAGAGGAGAGCTGTTACAAGCTTTAAATGGGCCTTGGAGGCTGAGAAAATACATGTCGAGCTGTTCAGAGAGGCGAAGGGGTACGTGGACAGGGAAGAAGACTATCCAGTGGATGGAAAGATATGGATATGTCCCATATGCGGGCACACCCACGTAGGTCCTGAACCCCCGGAGAGATGTCCTGTCTGCGGAGCGCCTAGGGACAGATACGAGGGTTACTGA